In Acidobacteriota bacterium, a genomic segment contains:
- a CDS encoding ATP-binding protein, producing the protein MTCPLCDGTGWQSVDAEGRRRVTRCACWRDALASRLVADARIPRRYQHCDLDGFETYGNDSLVQAVAHARRLAEAFPVVERGLFLLGPPGVGKTHLAVAVLKHVTRLRGGRGLFYDTRELLRVIRHTYDPVARASETDVLKPVMRADLLVLDDLGAEKTSEWVDETLNLIVNSRYSERRVTVFTSNYDIGDPTEPDSLQVRVGFRMYSRLHEMCEFLHLDGADYRELPANGGVDDLRALWALRKKPLKRALPSRAGAPARAQLRDGRADLKWSGGRAGTS; encoded by the coding sequence ATGACCTGTCCGCTCTGCGATGGCACCGGGTGGCAGTCGGTCGACGCCGAGGGGCGGCGCCGCGTCACGCGGTGCGCCTGCTGGCGGGATGCGCTCGCCTCGCGCCTCGTTGCCGACGCCCGCATTCCGCGCCGGTACCAGCACTGCGACCTCGATGGCTTCGAGACCTACGGGAACGACTCGCTCGTGCAGGCCGTCGCCCACGCCCGCCGGCTGGCCGAGGCGTTTCCCGTGGTCGAGCGGGGGCTCTTCCTGCTCGGTCCGCCCGGCGTCGGCAAGACCCATCTGGCGGTGGCCGTGCTCAAGCACGTGACGCGTCTGCGCGGGGGGCGAGGGCTCTTCTACGACACGCGCGAGCTGCTCCGCGTCATCCGCCACACCTACGATCCCGTCGCCCGCGCGAGCGAGACCGACGTGCTCAAGCCGGTGATGCGGGCCGACCTGCTCGTGCTCGACGACCTCGGCGCCGAGAAGACATCGGAGTGGGTCGACGAGACGCTCAATCTCATCGTCAACAGCCGCTACAGCGAACGTCGCGTCACCGTGTTCACCTCGAACTACGACATCGGCGACCCCACCGAACCGGATTCCCTGCAGGTGCGGGTCGGCTTCCGGATGTACTCCCGGCTGCACGAGATGTGCGAGTTCCTCCACCTCGACGGCGCCGACTACCGCGAGCTGCCGGCCAACGGCGGCGTCGACGACCTGCGGGCTCTGTGGGCGCTCCGCAAGAAGCCGCTCAAGCGGGCGTTGCCGTCTCGCGCGGGCGCGCCCGCCAGGGCGCAGCTGCGCGACGGGCGGGCCGATCTCAAGTGGTCCGGGGGCCGCGCCGGCACGTCGTAG
- a CDS encoding helix-turn-helix transcriptional regulator, with translation MPAKGTGKAHYMISAVAQKYNIHPQTLRLYEREGLLTPSRTEGNTRLYSDEDLDRLETILSLTRDLGVNLAGVEIILNMRAKIEQMQHEVNEFMAFVKTELSRGLGEWEQRLNTALVKSSPTPLARVSAPSVQARPVKGEDPA, from the coding sequence ATGCCAGCCAAGGGAACGGGCAAGGCGCACTACATGATCAGTGCCGTCGCGCAGAAGTACAACATCCACCCGCAGACGCTTCGGCTGTACGAGCGCGAGGGCCTGTTGACGCCGTCCCGCACCGAAGGCAACACGCGGCTCTACTCGGATGAGGATCTCGATCGGCTCGAGACCATCCTCTCGCTCACCCGCGATCTCGGCGTCAACCTGGCGGGCGTCGAGATCATCCTCAACATGCGGGCCAAGATCGAGCAGATGCAGCACGAGGTGAACGAGTTCATGGCGTTCGTCAAGACGGAGCTCTCGCGCGGGCTCGGCGAATGGGAACAGCGGCTCAACACCGCCCTCGTGAAGTCGTCGCCGACGCCGCTCGCGCGCGTGAGCGCGCCCTCCGTCCAGGCCCGTCCAGTGAAGGGCGAGGACCCGGCCTGA